One genomic region from Prevotella sp. Rep29 encodes:
- a CDS encoding C10 family peptidase: MRKCIISVWIFVCPILAVVGQTTIKESVEPLLKTAWGQDAPYNNMCPTKTNDSGEQQHCRVGCVACAMGQVMNYYQYPEVGIDSWTNIFNSSLTANFGETHYNWTNMRNSYIGSYTDDEAEAVATLLYHCGVSVNMIYGLQSSATFTAFANNMVSALTRFFGYEQEGLRSVNRSQYTKEAWLQLIYENLSAGYPIIYSGNSATMGGHTWVIDGYNNEGKVHINWGWNGISNGYYDIDLTEPGFDFNKSQSMVIGIRPPSTATSIKIQTNDFSYPDGKNIDIYTIDGRKCSTTDVNDLPKGIYIINRKKIIIK; this comes from the coding sequence ATGAGAAAATGTATTATTAGCGTTTGGATTTTTGTCTGCCCTATATTAGCAGTTGTTGGACAGACAACTATCAAGGAGTCTGTTGAACCCTTGCTAAAAACAGCATGGGGACAAGATGCTCCTTATAATAATATGTGTCCGACAAAAACCAACGATAGCGGGGAACAGCAACACTGCCGAGTTGGATGTGTCGCCTGCGCAATGGGGCAAGTCATGAACTACTATCAATACCCCGAAGTTGGAATTGACTCGTGGACAAACATTTTCAACTCTTCTTTAACTGCCAATTTCGGTGAAACGCATTATAACTGGACAAATATGCGGAACAGTTATATCGGTTCATATACAGATGATGAGGCTGAAGCTGTTGCTACATTACTCTATCATTGCGGAGTGTCAGTAAATATGATTTATGGGCTACAGTCAAGTGCAACATTTACAGCTTTCGCTAATAATATGGTTTCAGCCCTAACCCGTTTTTTTGGCTACGAACAAGAAGGTCTCCGAAGTGTAAATCGCAGCCAATATACAAAAGAAGCGTGGCTGCAACTAATCTACGAGAACCTCTCTGCCGGATATCCTATTATTTATAGTGGAAATAGCGCAACCATGGGTGGGCATACATGGGTGATAGATGGATATAATAATGAAGGGAAAGTACATATTAATTGGGGATGGAATGGCATTTCAAATGGATATTATGATATTGATCTAACAGAACCAGGATTTGATTTTAACAAAAGTCAATCAATGGTTATCGGTATTAGACCTCCATCAACCGCAACTTCCATCAAGATACAGACGAATGATTTTTCCTATCCCGATGGTAAAAATATAGATATATACACTATTGACGGAAGGAAATGTTCAACAACAGATGTAAACGACTTGCCTAAAGGGATATATATTATCAATAGAAAAAAAATAATTATAAAATAA
- a CDS encoding T9SS C-terminal target domain-containing protein: protein MRKTITLLMLSLLFVMTANAQEYNLFPAADVDENGWLWFDTQAKIDKYVGLCNEDDYTVDPNGKIIQMVFANITPDYPETTADPDAYGVGTDAEFGSDGAKKGAIIIAPASGQMSTNGGCFILNLPSCSTISLYLSSEARMLMQTLKLDPNYAIDENGSDGTGNTKVIYSKASVFSALHNAGHYQWEGVATANNGNNSGVNFVSNNEVYFALRNCHKYPVYVHGIKVTTPKQETASITELTDTDENVVEQLYSIDGKLMNNKKAAQQKGIYLLKKGHQTKKVIMK, encoded by the coding sequence ATGAGAAAAACAATTACACTATTGATGCTGTCATTACTTTTTGTTATGACGGCAAATGCCCAAGAGTACAATCTATTTCCCGCAGCAGATGTTGACGAGAATGGTTGGCTTTGGTTTGACACACAAGCAAAAATCGACAAATACGTCGGTCTCTGCAATGAGGATGACTACACGGTTGACCCCAATGGCAAAATTATTCAGATGGTATTTGCCAACATCACCCCCGACTATCCGGAAACGACGGCTGACCCTGATGCCTATGGTGTAGGTACAGATGCAGAATTTGGAAGCGATGGAGCGAAGAAAGGTGCAATTATTATTGCTCCTGCATCAGGACAAATGAGCACCAATGGAGGGTGTTTCATTCTCAACCTTCCTTCATGTTCTACAATCAGTTTGTATCTCTCATCAGAAGCTCGCATGTTGATGCAAACGCTGAAATTAGATCCGAATTATGCCATTGATGAGAATGGCTCTGACGGTACTGGAAATACAAAGGTGATTTATTCTAAAGCTTCTGTGTTTAGTGCGCTCCACAATGCAGGACACTATCAGTGGGAAGGTGTGGCAACAGCAAATAACGGAAATAATAGTGGTGTAAATTTTGTCTCAAATAACGAGGTTTATTTTGCTTTGCGCAATTGCCACAAATATCCAGTTTATGTTCATGGCATTAAAGTAACAACCCCAAAACAAGAGACTGCTTCTATTACTGAATTGACTGATACTGACGAAAATGTAGTAGAGCAATTGTACAGTATAGATGGAAAGCTGATGAACAACAAAAAAGCTGCGCAACAAAAAGGCATTTACCTTCTAAAGAAAGGACATCAAACAAAAAAGGTTATTATGAAATAA
- a CDS encoding RagB/SusD family nutrient uptake outer membrane protein: MKIYNYIIGGMLAASTMLTTSCNDLFDDAPINQISDKVTWNNSMLLDEYVNTWYRNMNNGFNHFVFTMSGYGAMSRYFLPWFGDQITVGRSDWLNSGYGDILKGNETTITAWAQGLWSNYYTQIQYINSFFENSHRITDGDQKTRMTGEAYFFRAYYYYLLWQRFGGSLLIDHVIDPLKNPEKTPRASYQEMVDFIVKDAEAAANILPVAYDAADIGRVTKGAALMLKAKAYFWASSEQFQNKEKNYLGFTDNQSQAMLVKAKQAYEELFALNAYELIPITSTTQDGIKDEYRKIFLTKNSQESILEVQHSDDGDYSNKFGHRLDRFAAAPSFTGTYCAYTPTHNHTMEYDMRDGANYNAQDPYTNRDYRFYANILYDGSIYRGHQMDIHTTDGVKGEDLKPYGTSTSAGYTMTGYYMAKFLDESQTIDNNDTYASKQNYIIWRLAEAKLDYAEVCFRLGDAATALQQINDIRSRIHMDTKATVELDDILKERRVEMAFEETTYWDYFRLGTAMEKLNGGTNPLKKIDITVRNGKTTYTVSNLDRRAKNNWIFTEKEYYFPIPWSEVKYQGIEQNPGWSEV; encoded by the coding sequence ATGAAAATATATAATTATATCATTGGCGGAATGTTAGCAGCGTCAACAATGTTGACAACCAGTTGTAACGACTTGTTCGACGATGCTCCAATCAATCAGATTTCAGATAAGGTTACATGGAACAACTCTATGTTGCTTGATGAATATGTCAACACTTGGTATCGCAACATGAATAACGGCTTTAATCACTTTGTCTTCACAATGTCTGGTTATGGGGCAATGTCAAGATATTTTCTTCCATGGTTCGGTGATCAGATTACCGTTGGAAGAAGTGATTGGCTAAACTCTGGTTATGGCGATATCCTAAAAGGAAATGAGACAACAATTACTGCATGGGCGCAAGGGCTGTGGAGTAACTATTACACACAAATTCAATACATCAATTCATTTTTCGAAAATAGCCACCGTATCACAGATGGTGATCAAAAGACACGGATGACAGGTGAAGCCTATTTCTTCCGCGCTTATTATTACTATCTGTTGTGGCAGCGTTTTGGTGGCTCATTACTTATTGACCATGTCATCGATCCACTGAAAAATCCCGAAAAAACACCCCGCGCTTCTTATCAAGAGATGGTGGACTTTATTGTAAAAGATGCAGAAGCTGCAGCAAATATCCTGCCTGTCGCTTATGATGCTGCTGATATCGGGCGAGTAACAAAAGGCGCAGCACTGATGTTGAAAGCAAAAGCTTATTTTTGGGCTTCCAGCGAGCAATTCCAAAATAAAGAGAAAAACTATTTGGGATTTACTGATAATCAGTCACAAGCAATGTTGGTAAAGGCAAAACAAGCATACGAAGAGCTTTTTGCCCTGAATGCTTATGAATTGATTCCGATTACTTCTACAACGCAAGATGGCATTAAGGATGAATATCGGAAGATTTTCTTAACCAAAAACAGCCAAGAATCTATCTTGGAAGTGCAACACTCTGACGATGGTGATTATTCCAATAAATTCGGACATCGCCTTGACCGCTTTGCTGCAGCTCCTTCTTTCACAGGAACCTATTGTGCCTACACGCCGACCCACAACCATACGATGGAATATGACATGCGCGACGGAGCCAACTATAATGCACAAGATCCATATACTAATCGCGACTATAGATTCTATGCAAACATTCTTTATGACGGAAGTATCTATCGCGGTCATCAAATGGACATTCATACGACAGATGGAGTCAAAGGTGAAGACCTTAAACCTTATGGAACTTCCACTTCTGCAGGATATACGATGACAGGGTATTATATGGCAAAATTCTTGGATGAAAGTCAGACAATTGACAATAATGACACTTACGCATCGAAACAAAATTATATTATTTGGCGTTTGGCAGAGGCAAAACTCGACTATGCTGAAGTTTGTTTCCGACTCGGAGATGCAGCGACGGCTTTGCAACAAATCAATGACATCCGTAGCAGAATCCACATGGATACCAAGGCGACTGTCGAACTTGATGACATTCTTAAAGAACGCCGGGTGGAGATGGCTTTCGAAGAAACAACTTATTGGGACTATTTCCGACTTGGTACTGCCATGGAAAAATTAAATGGTGGAACAAACCCATTGAAGAAGATTGATATCACAGTGAGAAACGGCAAGACAACTTATACCGTCAGCAACTTGGATAGAAGGGCCAAAAACAATTGGATATTTACCGAGAAGGAATATTATTTCCCCATACCATGGAGTGAGGTCAAGTATCAAGGAATTGAACAGAATCCTGGATGGAGTGAGGTATAA
- a CDS encoding TonB-dependent receptor, whose product MMKKGFLYMFFLLCLLFLGSTNIYAQSDILKGTVKDTGGETLIGAQIRWKDSKTISITDIDGNFSIPRIKGNKTLIISYIGYKQHEVNIADGQKSIEIIMEDDAQSLDELVVVGYGLQKKSSLTGSVETIKADDLLMMPTMNLDQALTGQVAGLQVMQATGDPSSAREADLHIRGINSAPLLVIDGVPRFGTTTSDGEMRLSDLNPDDIESVTVLKDAAAAAVYGARAANGVILVQTKRSEGNQKVRLNYRGQFNLQEATHFPEFLNAYDFAILRNRAIENSGSTIVPYTDEQLEQIRTHSNPNVYGDENLLDYLNKTGWSTTHSLSANGGNKFIKYYMSFGYADTKGLYSGVGRNRLNYMAKLDATLTEGLVLSVDVNGSRTRAKNSSYTTVDAAYSFSPVQVLRYTNGYLASVDGSNPLININGLGGYRQDNYKMNTITATLNWELPWIKGLNAYIRGTFDDNSQVRKTFSKPVTLYTYDDETDAYTPNPNTVYPTAKVSLSQYDQFYESQLYEIGFNYNHTFANKHDVGATLVANYQRTHSLYMQGVNQDKGIYPETMGTALSDMTLTGNESKNQRASLIGRANYGYANKYFFEFSFRLDGSNNFAPGNRWGFFPSFSAAWVISNEKFFQNWKQEVISNVKLRASTGWLGNDGVVGPFSYLKTYLEAPGSGYQIGTSYRPGLIMNGNPNPDLTWGKTHDYNIATDLGFWKGRIGITFEYFVRYETDKITSAPDYLYPYSTGVNGNVPSLNFSKLKAWGWDLTINHRNTIGKFKYNIGLSLSKSDDKYLDFGDESAQNPNLRRKGNSSMVWTMYKAAGLFQSWEEIAEWADQDGQGNASLAPGDIKYVDMDGNGKIDVNDMVYVKNSSYPDMDIALRIGASYKGFFINAMFQGEKGFKKNITEYYSLDNGTLQRFQKYHLTETWTEDNPNAKYPRIKFVTSSDNNRRASTFWVQDCNFIRLKTLNIGYQFSQAALKKLHLSSASIALQGSNLFTISDLTDMDPEQTSRGYPIQRSYGITLNLGF is encoded by the coding sequence ATGATGAAAAAAGGATTTCTTTACATGTTTTTTCTTTTGTGCTTACTGTTTTTGGGCAGCACAAATATCTATGCCCAATCCGATATTCTTAAAGGAACAGTAAAGGATACAGGCGGCGAGACGCTGATTGGAGCACAAATTCGATGGAAAGATTCAAAAACAATTTCCATTACCGATATTGATGGGAACTTCAGCATCCCCAGAATTAAAGGCAATAAGACGTTGATTATCTCATATATCGGCTATAAACAGCATGAAGTAAACATTGCAGATGGGCAGAAGAGTATAGAAATCATCATGGAGGATGATGCGCAGAGCCTTGACGAACTTGTTGTTGTCGGCTACGGTTTACAAAAAAAGTCATCGTTAACAGGATCTGTTGAGACAATTAAAGCAGACGACTTGCTTATGATGCCAACGATGAATCTTGACCAAGCTTTGACTGGACAAGTTGCAGGATTGCAAGTAATGCAGGCAACAGGCGACCCGAGTAGTGCCCGCGAAGCTGATTTGCATATTCGTGGTATTAATTCTGCCCCTTTACTTGTAATTGACGGAGTCCCACGTTTCGGCACTACAACTTCTGATGGAGAAATGCGCTTGTCCGATTTGAACCCTGACGACATTGAAAGTGTCACCGTCCTGAAAGATGCTGCTGCCGCAGCTGTTTATGGCGCGCGTGCAGCCAATGGTGTAATACTTGTACAGACTAAACGCTCGGAAGGAAACCAAAAAGTTCGCCTGAATTATCGCGGACAATTCAATCTGCAAGAAGCAACCCATTTTCCTGAATTCCTCAATGCATATGATTTCGCCATATTGAGAAACCGCGCTATAGAAAACTCAGGCTCAACGATTGTTCCGTACACAGATGAGCAGTTGGAACAAATTCGCACTCATAGCAATCCCAACGTCTATGGCGATGAGAATTTGTTAGATTATCTTAACAAAACAGGTTGGTCAACGACGCATAGCCTTTCCGCAAATGGCGGCAATAAATTTATAAAATATTATATGTCGTTTGGATATGCAGACACGAAAGGACTTTATAGCGGAGTTGGAAGAAACCGATTGAATTATATGGCAAAGTTAGATGCCACATTAACGGAAGGGCTTGTCCTTTCAGTAGATGTTAACGGTTCTCGAACCCGAGCAAAAAACAGCAGCTACACAACCGTTGATGCAGCATACAGCTTTTCTCCCGTTCAAGTTCTTCGCTATACAAACGGCTATCTTGCCAGTGTTGACGGAAGCAATCCGCTTATAAACATTAACGGATTAGGCGGATATCGCCAAGACAATTATAAGATGAACACCATTACAGCAACACTGAATTGGGAGCTTCCATGGATTAAGGGGTTAAACGCATATATTCGAGGAACTTTTGACGACAACAGCCAGGTTCGCAAAACATTCAGCAAGCCTGTTACACTCTATACATACGACGATGAAACCGACGCATATACACCTAACCCCAATACCGTTTATCCCACAGCAAAAGTATCATTATCGCAATATGACCAATTCTATGAAAGCCAACTTTATGAAATAGGTTTTAACTATAATCATACATTTGCAAACAAACACGATGTTGGGGCGACATTAGTTGCAAACTATCAACGTACACATTCTTTATATATGCAAGGAGTCAACCAAGATAAAGGTATTTACCCAGAAACGATGGGGACAGCTCTTTCAGACATGACTCTGACAGGAAATGAAAGCAAAAACCAACGCGCATCTTTGATTGGACGTGCTAATTACGGATATGCAAACAAATATTTCTTTGAGTTCAGCTTCCGCCTTGATGGATCCAATAATTTTGCTCCAGGCAATCGATGGGGATTTTTCCCATCATTCTCTGCGGCATGGGTAATCTCTAATGAGAAGTTCTTCCAAAACTGGAAGCAGGAAGTTATTTCCAATGTCAAGCTGCGTGCTTCAACCGGTTGGCTTGGAAATGACGGTGTTGTAGGACCTTTCTCTTATTTAAAAACCTATCTGGAAGCACCGGGTTCGGGATATCAAATCGGTACGTCATACCGTCCAGGACTTATTATGAATGGAAATCCTAACCCCGACCTTACTTGGGGAAAAACACACGACTACAACATTGCGACAGATTTAGGATTCTGGAAAGGTCGGATTGGTATCACATTTGAATATTTTGTCCGGTATGAAACAGATAAAATCACATCTGCCCCCGATTATCTTTACCCATATTCTACTGGCGTAAATGGTAATGTACCATCCTTGAATTTCTCAAAACTAAAAGCTTGGGGATGGGACTTGACGATCAATCACCGCAATACAATTGGTAAGTTTAAATATAACATAGGACTCTCTTTGTCAAAATCTGACGACAAATACTTAGATTTCGGAGACGAAAGTGCTCAAAATCCTAATCTCAGACGCAAAGGAAACAGTAGCATGGTATGGACCATGTATAAGGCTGCCGGACTTTTCCAGAGCTGGGAAGAAATTGCCGAATGGGCAGATCAGGACGGACAAGGAAACGCCTCGCTTGCTCCTGGCGACATCAAATATGTCGATATGGATGGCAATGGAAAGATTGATGTGAACGACATGGTGTATGTAAAAAATTCTTCCTATCCTGATATGGACATTGCACTTCGCATAGGAGCTTCTTATAAAGGATTTTTTATTAATGCTATGTTCCAAGGAGAAAAAGGATTCAAGAAGAACATCACGGAATATTATTCTTTGGATAACGGAACTTTACAGCGATTCCAAAAATATCACCTTACGGAAACTTGGACAGAAGACAATCCAAATGCAAAATATCCACGTATAAAATTTGTGACAAGTAGCGACAACAACCGCAGGGCATCTACATTCTGGGTTCAAGACTGTAATTTTATCCGCCTTAAGACCTTGAATATTGGTTATCAGTTCTCACAAGCTGCATTGAAGAAACTACATTTGTCCTCAGCAAGCATTGCATTGCAGGGAAGCAATCTCTTTACAATATCAGACTTGACTGACATGGATCCCGAACAAACCAGTCGTGGTTATCCTATTCAACGTAGCTATGGTATCACACTTAATCTCGGTTTCTAA
- a CDS encoding zinc-dependent metalloprotease encodes MRYLLLLCAFTCAFYLSARDKTKKTLGGGKVLSALKKDSVGTDIQKIKKDATIKPGLFTVYFNEKTGKLHFQIPDTAFSKTYMLTSRISSTSDGQDFVAGQMNVQPMLISFSTDGRNVYLHQIQNLKVVSEGDPIQSAFHRNNLNPVLKGFKIAAKDSSSVFVDVTNFFGTNEKSISPIKDSDPVSKLLGGGNNLKGTFVADASGISEVKSFEKNIEIETLLSYMTTGAVVKPYSVYVRRSLFVLPDSPMSMRLQDNRVGYFYTDKDIFTTTEDKIQQQSYINRWRLEPKEEDVERYFRGELVEPKKPIIFYVDTAFPEKWRKTIREGIEIWNRAFEQAGFKNAVQAYDYPEDDPQFDPDDMRYNCFRYVVTATQNAMGPSYTDPRTGEILAADVIWYHNIVSLLHNWRFIQTAAVDKRVRKSVFDDDVMCESMKYAASHEIGHTLGLMHNMGASYSFPVDSLRNPVFTQKYGTTPSIMDYARNNYVAQPGDLEKGVKLTPPDLGIYDVYAINWGYRLIRGAKTPEEEKPTLNQWIAEKAGDPMYEFGAQQVFSTVDPTDQTEDLGNDHIKASNYGINNLKILVKNFDTWMQEKGERYDNIDNLYREINKQYARYVKHVVPYIGGIRYEEIRQGDGKKTSKHYISKQKQKEAMKWLLNEARTCDTWLLPKEFIGKIDVDLYTNQKLRSQIVTAFLNGTALYRIKEGGIANSTQNYQLDEYLHDLTEILFLAPTNGKLSDVEQEIESTAITQMLNSSGLAEKSNNSASSQKSHNSFCGFDTQFARFNLGVATLTKHQMGAIMMGRLQKVLQKYKAYRNVARGNTLDFYNYQILLIEKALLNK; translated from the coding sequence ATGAGATATCTACTGCTTTTATGCGCCTTCACATGTGCTTTCTATTTATCAGCACGTGACAAAACAAAGAAAACTTTAGGCGGGGGCAAAGTTTTATCTGCACTTAAAAAAGATTCTGTCGGTACAGACATTCAAAAGATCAAGAAGGATGCGACCATCAAACCTGGGCTTTTCACTGTTTATTTCAATGAAAAGACGGGTAAGTTACACTTTCAAATCCCCGACACTGCATTTTCAAAAACATACATGCTAACGAGTCGCATCTCTTCTACAAGCGATGGTCAAGACTTTGTTGCGGGGCAAATGAATGTCCAACCGATGCTTATCAGTTTTTCCACAGATGGGAGAAACGTGTATCTACACCAAATACAGAATCTGAAAGTTGTTTCCGAAGGCGACCCTATCCAGTCAGCTTTTCACAGAAACAATCTTAATCCTGTTTTGAAGGGATTTAAAATTGCAGCCAAGGATTCATCAAGCGTGTTTGTTGATGTAACAAATTTCTTTGGAACCAATGAAAAAAGCATCAGCCCCATTAAAGACTCCGACCCCGTTTCCAAACTTTTGGGTGGCGGTAACAATCTGAAAGGGACATTTGTTGCCGATGCTTCCGGCATTAGCGAAGTGAAATCCTTTGAGAAAAATATTGAAATAGAAACCCTTTTGTCCTATATGACGACAGGAGCTGTCGTGAAACCATATTCAGTTTATGTGCGCCGATCGTTGTTTGTGCTTCCCGACAGTCCGATGTCTATGCGCCTTCAAGACAATCGTGTTGGCTATTTCTATACAGACAAAGACATTTTCACGACTACGGAAGATAAAATTCAACAACAGTCATATATCAACCGTTGGCGTTTAGAGCCAAAAGAAGAAGATGTGGAACGCTATTTCCGTGGTGAATTAGTTGAACCGAAAAAGCCCATTATCTTCTATGTTGACACAGCATTTCCCGAGAAATGGCGCAAGACTATCAGGGAAGGCATTGAAATTTGGAATCGTGCATTTGAACAAGCAGGGTTTAAAAATGCCGTTCAGGCTTATGATTACCCAGAAGATGACCCACAATTTGACCCTGACGACATGCGCTATAATTGCTTTCGCTATGTGGTCACGGCAACGCAAAATGCAATGGGGCCCAGTTATACAGACCCACGTACAGGTGAAATCTTGGCTGCTGACGTCATCTGGTATCACAACATCGTTTCACTGCTCCACAACTGGCGTTTCATACAAACGGCAGCAGTGGATAAGCGAGTGCGGAAAAGCGTGTTTGATGATGATGTGATGTGTGAATCCATGAAATATGCTGCGTCACATGAAATAGGACATACACTGGGATTAATGCACAACATGGGTGCCAGTTATTCTTTTCCCGTAGATAGTTTACGTAATCCTGTATTCACGCAAAAATATGGAACAACTCCAAGCATTATGGATTATGCCCGCAACAACTATGTTGCACAACCCGGAGATTTAGAAAAAGGCGTCAAATTAACACCACCGGATTTGGGCATCTACGATGTTTACGCCATCAATTGGGGGTATCGTCTTATCCGCGGAGCGAAAACTCCAGAAGAAGAAAAACCGACTCTCAACCAATGGATAGCAGAAAAAGCAGGAGATCCAATGTATGAGTTTGGTGCACAACAAGTATTCAGTACGGTGGACCCTACAGATCAGACTGAAGACCTTGGCAATGATCACATAAAAGCCAGCAATTATGGTATCAACAATCTGAAGATCCTCGTCAAGAATTTCGACACATGGATGCAGGAAAAAGGAGAACGCTATGACAACATTGACAATCTGTATCGTGAGATCAACAAGCAATACGCCAGATATGTGAAGCACGTTGTCCCATATATTGGAGGCATCAGATATGAAGAAATACGGCAAGGCGATGGTAAAAAGACATCTAAACATTACATCAGTAAGCAGAAACAAAAAGAAGCCATGAAATGGTTATTGAACGAAGCACGCACTTGTGACACATGGCTCCTTCCCAAAGAATTTATTGGAAAAATAGATGTTGATTTATATACTAATCAGAAGTTGCGAAGCCAAATTGTTACAGCTTTCTTAAACGGAACTGCACTATATCGTATTAAAGAAGGGGGTATTGCCAATTCTACTCAAAACTATCAGCTTGATGAGTATTTGCATGACCTCACAGAAATATTGTTCCTTGCCCCAACCAATGGTAAATTGAGCGATGTGGAACAAGAAATAGAAAGCACTGCCATTACACAAATGCTCAACAGCAGCGGATTAGCAGAAAAAAGCAACAACAGTGCCTCTTCACAAAAATCGCATAACAGTTTTTGCGGTTTCGACACACAATTCGCACGGTTTAATTTAGGAGTCGCCACACTTACAAAACACCAAATGGGTGCTATCATGATGGGGCGCTTACAAAAAGTACTGCAAAAATATAAAGCCTACCGAAATGTTGCAAGAGGGAATACTCTCGACTTTTATAATTATCAGATATTATTAATTGAAAAAGCTTTATTGAATAAATAA
- a CDS encoding porin family protein → MRNKYLHILLLLCLCLTANAQERRVENRPYVDLRPFHFGVMVGTHLQDIEFTNVGPQLITLEDGTTTEKLVMCDQDRWDAGFTVGVLGEFRLHQHFQLRVAPAMYFGTRHITFQNLTDQLADGQPVVQHQDIKTAYVSTALDLIFAAPRFNNHRPYLMVGVNPMINLSGKSEDYLRLKRYDVFLEAGIGCDFYLPFFKLRPELKFMYGLTNSLDTNHANEIKDKNMLMYTNSVSKSRSKIIALTFYFE, encoded by the coding sequence ATGAGAAACAAATATCTCCATATCCTTCTACTGCTCTGTCTGTGCCTGACAGCCAATGCTCAGGAACGGAGAGTTGAGAACCGTCCGTACGTGGACCTGCGCCCCTTCCACTTCGGCGTGATGGTCGGCACACACCTGCAGGACATCGAATTTACGAATGTCGGTCCGCAACTGATTACCCTGGAAGACGGAACGACGACAGAAAAGCTCGTCATGTGCGACCAAGACCGTTGGGACGCCGGATTTACGGTGGGCGTGCTGGGAGAGTTCCGGCTTCATCAACATTTCCAACTCCGCGTGGCACCAGCCATGTATTTCGGTACACGCCACATCACCTTCCAGAACCTTACCGACCAACTGGCTGACGGGCAGCCCGTCGTACAGCATCAAGACATCAAGACGGCATACGTGTCAACCGCGCTCGACCTCATCTTCGCCGCTCCCCGTTTCAACAACCACCGCCCCTACCTCATGGTGGGCGTCAATCCGATGATTAACCTGTCGGGGAAGAGCGAAGACTATCTGCGGCTGAAACGCTATGATGTATTTCTTGAAGCAGGTATCGGCTGCGACTTCTACCTGCCCTTCTTCAAACTCCGCCCTGAACTCAAGTTCATGTACGGACTCACCAACAGCCTCGACACCAATCACGCCAACGAAATCAAGGACAAGAACATGCTGATGTACACCAATTCGGTCAGCAAATCACGCAGCAAGATAATTGCCCTCACCTTCTATTTTGAATAA
- a CDS encoding DUF362 domain-containing protein: MAYVIGDDCIACGTCIDECPVGAISEGDKYSINPDECTECGTCADVCPSEAISLP, from the coding sequence ATGGCTTATGTAATTGGTGATGATTGTATCGCATGCGGTACATGTATCGATGAATGTCCTGTAGGAGCAATCTCTGAAGGCGACAAGTATTCTATCAATCCTGATGAATGCACAGAATGCGGTACTTGCGCAGACGTTTGTCCGTCTGAGGCAATCAGCCTTCCTTAA